The DNA segment TTCACGGGGCGGGACCAGCAGCCCGATGATGGTCTGCGCCAGCGCGATCAGCCCGCCACCGCCCAGCCCCTGCAGCGCGCGAGCGCCGATCAGCCACAGCATCGAGGGAGCCAGCGCGCACGCGATCGAGCCGACAAGAAACAGCGCGATACATGCGTTCAGCACCGGCCGGGGGCCATGGATGTCCGCAAGCTTGCCGACGAGCGGCGTGGCCGCGGTTCCGGTAAGCAGATAGGCGGTCACGATCCAGGACAGGTTTTCGAGATCGCCGAAGTCACTACCGATGGTCGGGAGTGCGGTGGCAATGATAGTCTGGTCGAGCGCGCCAAGGAACATGGCGAGCATCACGCCGATAATGATGGTCCGGATAGTGGTGTGATCGAGGGCGGCGGGGTGCGCCTCGGTGGCACAGGCATCCATTACAGTTCTTTCAAGCTAAGGCGGGTCCCGCCCCCGGGGCCGGCGCAAAGTCATCCCAACATCGCCCGAATGCAAGGCCAAACAACATCTCGGTATCCACCGACCGGCCGCATCGGGCGTCGACGCCGGGCCTCCAAGCCGTTAGCGTCGCCATGACATTTTTGGACAGTGAATCGTGCGCAAGCCCGCCAGACCGAAGCCCCGCAAAGCCCCCGCCCCCCGCCTGCCGAGGGGTCTTCCAAGCCGTGAGGATCTCACCGCCTTCATCGCCGCCAATGGCGGAGACGTCGGCAAGCGGGAGATATCGCGCGCCTTCGGGCTCGACGGCAGCGACCGCATCGTGCTCAAGGCGATGCTGCGCGAGCTGGCCGAGGAAGGGCTGATCGGGCGCAAGCGCAAGAAGCTCCACGTCGCCGGCGGCCTGCCCGCCGTCGTCATGTCCGAGGTCGTGGAACGCGACGAGGACGGCGAACTCATCGCCCAGCCGATCGACTGGGACACCGAGGCGCATGGCGAGGCCCCGCACATCCTCATCAAGCTCGCCCGGCGTGGCCGTGTCGCCGGCCCGGCGCCCGCCATCGGCGACCGCGTGCTGCTGAAGACCGACGAGATCCCGGAAGCGGATGGCCGGGTGCGTCACACCGGGCATGTGCTCAAGATCATCGAGAAGTCCCGCGCCCTCACGCTCGGCGTCTTCCGCCGCGACGCCCAGGGCGGTGGACGGCTGATCCCGGTCGACAAGCGCAACATGGGCCGCGAGCTTGCCATTCCCCCGGACTTCGCCGGCGATGCCGAGGACGGCGACCTGGTCTCGGTCGAGATCATGCGTCATCACGCCTATGGCCTGCCGACCGCGAAGGTGAAGGAGCGACTCGGCTCCGTCTCGACCGAGAAGGCGATCAGCCTCATCGCCATCCACGCCCACGGCATACCGAGCGTGTTCCGGCGTGATGCGCTGGCCGAGGCCGAGGAAGCCCGGCCCGCGAGGATGGCCGGTCGCGAGGACTGGCGCGATCTGCCGCTGGTCACCATCGACCCGCCCGATGCCAAGGACCATGACGACGCGGTCCATGCCACGCCCGATCTCGACCCCGACAATGAGGGCGGCTTCATCCTCACCGTCGCCATCGCCGATGTCGCCGCCTATGTGCGCCCCGGTTCGGCACTCGACCGCGAGGCGTTGTCGCGCGGCAATTCGGTGTACTTCCCCGACCGGGTGGTGCCGATGCTGCCGGAGCGGATCTCCAATGATCTGTGCTCGCTGCGCCCGCTGGAGGACCGCCCGGCCATGGCGGTGCGCATGGTGGTGGGCGCCAATGGCCGCAAGCGGCGCCACAGCTTCCATCGCGTGATGATGCGTTCGGCCGCCAAGCTCTCCTATGTGCAGGCGCAGGCCGCCATTGACGGCCGGCCGGACGAGACCACCCAGCCCCTGCTGACGGGCGTGCTGCGCCCGCTGTGGGACGCCTATGCGGCCGTGAAGCAGGCCCGCGACGCCCGCTCCCCGCTGGAACTCGACCTGCCCGAGCGCAAGATCCTGCTGAAGCCCGACGGCACGGTGGACCGGGTCGTGGTTCCCGAACGCCTCGACGCGCACAAGCTGATCGAGGAATTCATGATCCTCGCCAACGTCGCCGCCGCCGAGACGCTGGAGGAAAAGCACGTCCCCCTCGTCTACCGCGTCCACGACCAGCCATCGCTGGAGAAGATGTCAGGCCTGCGCGAATTCCTGCAGACGCTCGACATCAAGCTGCCCAAGACCGAAACCGTCCGCCCGGCGCAGTTCAACGAGATCCTGTCGCGGGTGGTGGGCAGCGAGCTGGCGCCGCTGGTCAACCAGGTCATCCTGCGCAGCCAGGCGCAGGCGGAGTATGCCTTCGAGAATTACGGACATTTCGGCCTGCATCTGCGCCGCTACGCGCATTTCACCTCGCCGATCCGCCGCTATGCCGACCTCATCGTGCACCGCGCGCTGATCCGTGCGCTCGGACTTGGCCGCGACGGGCTGCCGGAGACCATGACGCCCGAACAGCTCGCCGAGATCGCCGCGCGCATCTCGGCCAGCGAGCGCCGCGCCATGTCGGCGGAGCGCGAGACCGTCGACCGGCTGATCGCCCACCATATGGCCCAGCAGATGGGCGCCGAGTTCAAGGGCCGCATTGCCGGTGTCACCCGTGTCGGCCTGTTCGTCACGCTGGACGACACCGGTGCGGACGGATTCATTCCCGCCTCGACGCTCGGGCAGGACTATTATCGCTATGATGAAGCCCGCCACGCCCTGATCGGCGACCAGAGCGGAGAGATGCACCGCCTCGGCGACCGCGTCGAAGTGAAGCTGATCGAAGCCGCCCCGGTGGCTGGCGCGTTGCGATTCGAGCTTATATCGGAAGGGACGCGGGTCGCGGGCGCCGGGAAAGGACCGCGCGGTGCCGGCAAGGCCCGCTTCCGCCGCCCCGAGGAACGGCCCCGCCGCGCCGGTATGCGCGGCAAACGCAAATAGCGCCCGGGAGGCGCGACGCACATGATGTCACAGCCGCACCGGCCCGTCGGCACCGCCTTCGCCAGAGGCTTCCGCATGCGCTGCCCCGCCTGCGGCCAAGGCAAGATGTTCGGCGCCTATCTCAAGGTGAACGAGCGCTGCCCGTCCTGCGGCGAGGAGCTCTGGCACCACCGCGCCGACGACGCCCCGCCCTACATGGTCATCACCATCGTCGGCCACATCGTTGTGCCGCTGCTGCTGGCGGTGGAAATGGCCTTCCGTCCGGCCATCTGGATCCACCTGTCGCTGTGGCTGCCGATGACGCTCATTCTCTCGCTGCTGCTGCTTCCGCCCGTGAAGGGTGCGCTCATCGCCTATCAATGGGCAGTGCGCATGCACGGCTTCGACCCCACCGATCCCGAGCGCGATCCGGTTCCGCCCAGCCGCCGGGCGGATGCGCCGATGGCCAAACCCGCCCGCGTCGCCTCCTGATTCCCCTCCTGCATCGAAGTCAGCCATGAGCCGCACCGACGTTACCGCGCGTTTCAATGTCGAAGCGCGCGGCCCCCGCCATCCGACCGTGCGCCCCGCCGACGCTGCGGCGCTCATTCTCGTTGATCGCTCGGCCACGACGCCCCGCCTGCTGTTCGGCCGCCGCAACCCGCGCCTTCGCTTCATGCCCGGCAAGCTGGTCTTTCCCGGCGGACGGCTGGAGCCGAAGGACCGGCACATGCCGGTCTTCGGCATGCTGGACGACGAGAGCGAGCGGCGGCTCGGCGAGCGGGTTGCGCGCCCCGCTCTCAGCCGGCCGCGCGGGTTGGCGCTCGCCGCCATCCGCGAGACCTTCGAGGAAACGGGACTGGCCATCGGCACGCGCGATGCCGGCACGCCGGACACGATTCCCGACGGCTGGCAGGATTTCGGCGGCGCCGGACTGTTTCCCAATCTGGAGGCGCTCACCTTCGTCGCGCGGGCCATCACCCCGCCAGGTCTGATCCGCCGCTTCGATACGCGCTTCTTCATCGCCGACCTCGCCGATGTCGGCCATCGCGTCGAGGGCACCATCGGACCGGAGCAGGAGTTCGTCGAAGCCGCCTGGCTCACCACCGACGAGGCGAAGCGCGCGGAGATTCCCGACATCACCCGCGCCATTGTCGAGGAGGTCGAGATCCGCCTCTCCGGCGGCAACAAGCCATGGCTGCCGGTGCCGCTCTATTACGGACGCGGCAACCGGATGTACCGCGAACCCATCGCCTGAGAGCGTTGTGGCGGGCGCGCCCTGCGCCCGCCGTCATAAATCCCCGTCATGATTGCATTGCCAAAAGTCATTCGACTTTCGCACCCCATGGGGTAGAGCCAACGGCCCGGGAGCATCGGCTCCCGTTACGCCAGGTGCCTGCATGTCTGCCCCCGTCTCGTCCATCCCCACGCCGCCGGGCGTGAATGTTGCTTCCATCGCGGCGGCCATCGGCGCGATTTCGGTGGTGGGGCTGGGGCTGGCGCTTACCATTCCGCTGCTGGCGTTCGAGCTGAACGCGCGCGGAATCTCCAGCACCTGGATCGGCATAAACACCGCTGTCGGCGGCTTCGCCACCATCGTCGTCGCGCCCTTCACACCGGGGCTGGTCCGACGCCTCGGCGCGGGCCGTATGCTGATGGCGGCACTTCTCACCGCAGGCATCAGCCTGATCGCCTTCAAGCTCACGGCGTCCTTCGCGCTGTGGTTTCCGCTGCGCTTCATCTTCGGTGCCGCGCTGTGCGTGCTGTTCGTCGTCAGCGAGTTCTGGATCAACGCCGCCGCGCCCAGCGGCCGACGCGGCTTCGTCATCGGCATTTACGGCACTGTTCTATCGGTGGGGTTCGCGGGCGGGCCGGCTATTCTCAGCCTGGTCGGCACCAGCGGCCTCGCGCCCTATCTGTGCGGCGCGGCCTTCTTCGGCGTCGCCGCGATTCCGGTGATGATCGGCGCGTCCGGCGCGCCGGTGATCGAGAAGGACGGCGCGGGCGGCGTGTTCAGCCTGTTGCGCATCGCCCCTGCGGCGACGCTCGCCGCCTTCATCTTCGGAGCGGTCGAAACCGGGCTGCTGAACTTCCTGCCGCTCTACGGCCTGCGGCGCGGGCTCGGCGAGAGCGACGCGGCGATCCTGCTTACCGTGGCGGAACTCGGCAATGTGGGGCTCCAGCTGCCGCTCGGCCTCATCAGCGACCGGGTCGACCGGCGCAAGCTTCTGCTCGGCTGCGGCGCGCTGGCGTTGATCGGTTCGCTGCTGCTGCCCTATCTGGCCATGGATGGCTGGGCGATGTGGATCACGGTGTTCCTCACCACGGGCATCTGCGCCGGCCTCTACACCGTCGGCCTCGCCCTGCTCGGCGCGCGCTTCGATGGCGCGGCGCTGGCCACGGCGAACGCCGCCTTCGTGATGCTCTATTCCATCGGCCTCATTGTCGGCCCGACCACGGTGGGCGGGGGCATGCAGGTGATCGACCCCAACGGCTTCGCCTTCGCCCTGGCGCTGTTTCTGGCCATCTATGTTCTGGTGGTCGCGGGGCAGATATGGCGCGATCGCTGACGCGCCTTCCTTGACAATCGCGCTCCGATCACGGATACGGTCGCGCAACGAGCGGCAGTTCTGCCGCACGAACCCGTTTTGTTTAACGTGGCTGTCCCACGTTTGACTGCCACGCTCCTGGAGATCCGGTCATGGCCAAAGCAACGACCATCAAGATCAAGCTCGTGTCGAGCGCCGACACCGGCTTCTTCTACGTCACCAAGAAGAACTCGCGCACCATGACCGACAAGCTGGTCGTGAAGAAGTACGACCCGGTCGCGCGCAAGCATGTCGAGTTCCGCGAAGGCAAGATCAAGTGATCTGAGCCCTTCCGGCTCCGCCAAGCATGCAAAAGGCGCCGCGAGGCGCCTTTTTTGTTGCTTTCGGATCTGGGCACGGCGCGGGACAAGGCACGGCGCGGGAGAAGTATCGGCGGGCGGCAGCACGGAGAGGCCATCCACGCCGCCACCCGCCGACTGAACCCCACGGACCCAGGAGATGCGGCGGACCCGAGCACTCCGTAGGGCAGTTCAATACCGCCTCAGGCTAGCGCAGGTGGCGCGGAAAGCAACTGTCGGAACGCAGCCGAATCGGTCCACCCACCGGCCGGTTCAGTCGGGAAGGAACTGGCGCACCGTCTCCAGGAATCGCGCTACCGAAATCGGCTTGGAAAGATAGGCCTCGCAGCCCCCCTCCCGGATTCGTTCCTCGTCGCCTTTCATGGCGAAGGCGGTGACGGCGATAACCGGAATCGCCTTGAGTTCCGGGTCGGCCTTGAGCCAGCGCGTCACGTCGAGCCCGGAGACTTCGGGAAGCTGAATGTCCATCAGAATCAGGTCGGGACGGTTCTGACGGGCAAGATCCATCACCTCGCGGCCATTGCGCGTGCCGATGGTGACATAGCCGTGAGCTTCGAGCAGATCGTTGAAGAGCTTCATGTTGAGCTCATTGTCTTCAACGATCAGTACGGTCTTGGGCATGGGTCTGTGAATCCCCGGAAAAGCACCGATGGTCCACGCGGGCCGGAATCCAGCAGCGTCGGCCCATC comes from the Ancylobacter pratisalsi genome and includes:
- the rnr gene encoding ribonuclease R translates to MRKPARPKPRKAPAPRLPRGLPSREDLTAFIAANGGDVGKREISRAFGLDGSDRIVLKAMLRELAEEGLIGRKRKKLHVAGGLPAVVMSEVVERDEDGELIAQPIDWDTEAHGEAPHILIKLARRGRVAGPAPAIGDRVLLKTDEIPEADGRVRHTGHVLKIIEKSRALTLGVFRRDAQGGGRLIPVDKRNMGRELAIPPDFAGDAEDGDLVSVEIMRHHAYGLPTAKVKERLGSVSTEKAISLIAIHAHGIPSVFRRDALAEAEEARPARMAGREDWRDLPLVTIDPPDAKDHDDAVHATPDLDPDNEGGFILTVAIADVAAYVRPGSALDREALSRGNSVYFPDRVVPMLPERISNDLCSLRPLEDRPAMAVRMVVGANGRKRRHSFHRVMMRSAAKLSYVQAQAAIDGRPDETTQPLLTGVLRPLWDAYAAVKQARDARSPLELDLPERKILLKPDGTVDRVVVPERLDAHKLIEEFMILANVAAAETLEEKHVPLVYRVHDQPSLEKMSGLREFLQTLDIKLPKTETVRPAQFNEILSRVVGSELAPLVNQVILRSQAQAEYAFENYGHFGLHLRRYAHFTSPIRRYADLIVHRALIRALGLGRDGLPETMTPEQLAEIAARISASERRAMSAERETVDRLIAHHMAQQMGAEFKGRIAGVTRVGLFVTLDDTGADGFIPASTLGQDYYRYDEARHALIGDQSGEMHRLGDRVEVKLIEAAPVAGALRFELISEGTRVAGAGKGPRGAGKARFRRPEERPRRAGMRGKRK
- a CDS encoding DUF983 domain-containing protein, which produces MMSQPHRPVGTAFARGFRMRCPACGQGKMFGAYLKVNERCPSCGEELWHHRADDAPPYMVITIVGHIVVPLLLAVEMAFRPAIWIHLSLWLPMTLILSLLLLPPVKGALIAYQWAVRMHGFDPTDPERDPVPPSRRADAPMAKPARVAS
- a CDS encoding NUDIX hydrolase; protein product: MSRTDVTARFNVEARGPRHPTVRPADAAALILVDRSATTPRLLFGRRNPRLRFMPGKLVFPGGRLEPKDRHMPVFGMLDDESERRLGERVARPALSRPRGLALAAIRETFEETGLAIGTRDAGTPDTIPDGWQDFGGAGLFPNLEALTFVARAITPPGLIRRFDTRFFIADLADVGHRVEGTIGPEQEFVEAAWLTTDEAKRAEIPDITRAIVEEVEIRLSGGNKPWLPVPLYYGRGNRMYREPIA
- a CDS encoding MFS transporter — encoded protein: MSAPVSSIPTPPGVNVASIAAAIGAISVVGLGLALTIPLLAFELNARGISSTWIGINTAVGGFATIVVAPFTPGLVRRLGAGRMLMAALLTAGISLIAFKLTASFALWFPLRFIFGAALCVLFVVSEFWINAAAPSGRRGFVIGIYGTVLSVGFAGGPAILSLVGTSGLAPYLCGAAFFGVAAIPVMIGASGAPVIEKDGAGGVFSLLRIAPAATLAAFIFGAVETGLLNFLPLYGLRRGLGESDAAILLTVAELGNVGLQLPLGLISDRVDRRKLLLGCGALALIGSLLLPYLAMDGWAMWITVFLTTGICAGLYTVGLALLGARFDGAALATANAAFVMLYSIGLIVGPTTVGGGMQVIDPNGFAFALALFLAIYVLVVAGQIWRDR
- the rpmG gene encoding 50S ribosomal protein L33, with product MAKATTIKIKLVSSADTGFFYVTKKNSRTMTDKLVVKKYDPVARKHVEFREGKIK
- a CDS encoding response regulator, with amino-acid sequence MPKTVLIVEDNELNMKLFNDLLEAHGYVTIGTRNGREVMDLARQNRPDLILMDIQLPEVSGLDVTRWLKADPELKAIPVIAVTAFAMKGDEERIREGGCEAYLSKPISVARFLETVRQFLPD